The Salmo salar chromosome ssa06, Ssal_v3.1, whole genome shotgun sequence genome window below encodes:
- the taf1a gene encoding TATA box-binding protein-associated factor RNA polymerase I subunit A isoform X2, whose amino-acid sequence MDDLESEPRVPGEEQGENESSDDDESINRKRIKKQNLPLAPPLFKETTCETGFHKTTRNCLQHIREDLLHHRWQDAADYMASYSQTLEDTTANMPQLYAEIIWRIGTEILHHHPDSKLEDYNSFYERVKHSGVKNYLKVCLEHSFHLLVNGQFEDAKRQLSIAESWRYGKLSAGQSQRIRLIQAYSGFLDYFIWCDKKATASSTDEYDAAVNQEMHSYFRQSSVNLKEIMKLPGVWDPFVLSYIDMLEFYNDHEGAVKVLNDYAYDKSFPPNPNAHVYLYRYMKKQNHPLKKLLKVLKILHTLVPSHELMPEYCSLLVQSEKEGDLQKALGVVLDLLDYSSWRSNLAVWNHLMNIIKRLRMKKQWLKIFAEEMGYRKDWWLAIHFSTFQARKDSAENRELLEVKSFVVGAFCPRYTSMYCGVGKAARKGVTSEVQKAKRNPKQLRNIRRLRRESGQQSQD is encoded by the exons ATGGATGATCTGGAGTCAGAACCCAGGGTGCCTGGAGAAGAACAGGGCGAAAATGAGTCTTCAGATGACGATGAATCAATCAACAGAAAACGAATCAAGAAACAAAACCTTCCCCTGGCGCCTCCTTTATTTAAAG AGACTACCTGTGAGACTGGCTTTCACAAGACCACAAGGAACTGCCTCCAGCACATCAGGGAGGACTTGCTGCACCATAGATGGCAGGATGCCGCGGATTACATGGCCAGTTACTCACAGACACTGGAGGATACCACTGCAAACATGCCACAACTCTACGCTGAG ATAATTTGGAGGATAGGCACAGAGATACTACACCACCATCCCGACTCGAAGCTGGAAGACTACAACAGTTTCTATGAGCGAGTGAAACACTCAGGAGTAAAGAATTACCTGAAG GTCTGTCTGGAGCACTCGTTCCATCTCCTGGTCAATGGGCAGTTTGaggatgccaagcgtcagctgtcCATCGCTGAGAGCTGGAGGTATGGCAAGCTGTCTGCCGGTCAGTCCCAGAGGATTAGGCTGATCCAGGCCTATAGTGGCTTCCTGGATTATTTCATCTGGTGTGACAAGAAAGCCACTGCATCCAGCACAG ATGAGTATGATGCAGCTGTCAACCAAGAAATGCATAGCTACTTCCGACAATCTTCTGTGAACCTGAAGGAGATCATGAAGCTTCCTGGCGTCTGGGATCCTTTTGTTCTGAGTTACATTGAT ATGCTGGAATTCTACAACGATCACGAGGGAGCTGTGAAGGTTCTAAATGACTATGCCTATGACAAGAGTTTCCCCCCCAACCCCAATGCCCATGTCTACCTATACCGGTACATGAAGAAACAGAACCACCCACTGAAGAAACTTCTCAAAGTGCTGAAG ATCCTGCATACATTGGTCCCAAGTCATGAGTTGATGCCTGAATACTGTTCTCTTCTGGTACAGTCGG AGAAAGAGGGTGATCTTCAGAAGGCTCTAGGTGTGGTTCTGGATCTCCTGGACTACTCCAGTTGGAGGAGCAACTTGGCTGTCTGGAACCATTTGATGAACATCATCAAGAGACTGAGGATGAA AAAGCAATGGCTGAAGATTTTTGCTGAAGAGATGGGTTACAGAAAGGACTGGTGGCTAGCAATACACTTCTCAACATTCCAGGCCAGGAAAGATTCGGCAGAGAATAGAGAGCTACTGGAAGTGAAGAGCTTTGTGGTTGGAGCCTTTTGTCCTCGCT ATACCTCCATGTACTGCGGTGTTGGTAAGGCAGCCCGAAAAGGAGTAACTTCTGAGGTTCAAAAGGCTAAGAGGAATCCTAAACAGCTAAGAAATATAAGAAGGCTCAGAAGAGAAAGTGGACAGCAAAGCCAAGACTGA
- the taf1a gene encoding TATA box-binding protein-associated factor RNA polymerase I subunit A isoform X1 has product MDDLESEPRVPGEEQGENESSDDDESINRKRIKKQNLPLAPPLFKETTCETGFHKTTRNCLQHIREDLLHHRWQDAADYMASYSQTLEDTTANMPQLYAEIIWRIGTEILHHHPDSKLEDYNSFYERVKHSGVKNYLKVCLEHSFHLLVNGQFEDAKRQLSIAESWRYGKLSAGQSQRIRLIQAYSGFLDYFIWCDKKATASSTDEYDAAVNQEMHSYFRQSSVNLKEIMKLPGVWDPFVLSYIDMLEFYNDHEGAVKVLNDYAYDKSFPPNPNAHVYLYRYMKKQNHPLKKLLKVLKILHTLVPSHELMPEYCSLLVQSVKDEFFPEKEGDLQKALGVVLDLLDYSSWRSNLAVWNHLMNIIKRLRMKKQWLKIFAEEMGYRKDWWLAIHFSTFQARKDSAENRELLEVKSFVVGAFCPRYTSMYCGVGKAARKGVTSEVQKAKRNPKQLRNIRRLRRESGQQSQD; this is encoded by the exons ATGGATGATCTGGAGTCAGAACCCAGGGTGCCTGGAGAAGAACAGGGCGAAAATGAGTCTTCAGATGACGATGAATCAATCAACAGAAAACGAATCAAGAAACAAAACCTTCCCCTGGCGCCTCCTTTATTTAAAG AGACTACCTGTGAGACTGGCTTTCACAAGACCACAAGGAACTGCCTCCAGCACATCAGGGAGGACTTGCTGCACCATAGATGGCAGGATGCCGCGGATTACATGGCCAGTTACTCACAGACACTGGAGGATACCACTGCAAACATGCCACAACTCTACGCTGAG ATAATTTGGAGGATAGGCACAGAGATACTACACCACCATCCCGACTCGAAGCTGGAAGACTACAACAGTTTCTATGAGCGAGTGAAACACTCAGGAGTAAAGAATTACCTGAAG GTCTGTCTGGAGCACTCGTTCCATCTCCTGGTCAATGGGCAGTTTGaggatgccaagcgtcagctgtcCATCGCTGAGAGCTGGAGGTATGGCAAGCTGTCTGCCGGTCAGTCCCAGAGGATTAGGCTGATCCAGGCCTATAGTGGCTTCCTGGATTATTTCATCTGGTGTGACAAGAAAGCCACTGCATCCAGCACAG ATGAGTATGATGCAGCTGTCAACCAAGAAATGCATAGCTACTTCCGACAATCTTCTGTGAACCTGAAGGAGATCATGAAGCTTCCTGGCGTCTGGGATCCTTTTGTTCTGAGTTACATTGAT ATGCTGGAATTCTACAACGATCACGAGGGAGCTGTGAAGGTTCTAAATGACTATGCCTATGACAAGAGTTTCCCCCCCAACCCCAATGCCCATGTCTACCTATACCGGTACATGAAGAAACAGAACCACCCACTGAAGAAACTTCTCAAAGTGCTGAAG ATCCTGCATACATTGGTCCCAAGTCATGAGTTGATGCCTGAATACTGTTCTCTTCTGGTACAGTCGG TAAAGGATGAGTTTTTTCCAGAGAAAGAGGGTGATCTTCAGAAGGCTCTAGGTGTGGTTCTGGATCTCCTGGACTACTCCAGTTGGAGGAGCAACTTGGCTGTCTGGAACCATTTGATGAACATCATCAAGAGACTGAGGATGAA AAAGCAATGGCTGAAGATTTTTGCTGAAGAGATGGGTTACAGAAAGGACTGGTGGCTAGCAATACACTTCTCAACATTCCAGGCCAGGAAAGATTCGGCAGAGAATAGAGAGCTACTGGAAGTGAAGAGCTTTGTGGTTGGAGCCTTTTGTCCTCGCT ATACCTCCATGTACTGCGGTGTTGGTAAGGCAGCCCGAAAAGGAGTAACTTCTGAGGTTCAAAAGGCTAAGAGGAATCCTAAACAGCTAAGAAATATAAGAAGGCTCAGAAGAGAAAGTGGACAGCAAAGCCAAGACTGA